TTTTTCATCTCTTTCCACACTTACTTCTTCTTCCAACATATCTACATGTAGCTCTCCTGATATCTGAGGCTTCGACTTCCCTATGAACCAGTTCAAGCCAATAGCAACTGCTAAGATTAGCAAAGCTAAAGTACCAAGCGTCCATAACAAAATCTTCCCTATTCGACGTTTCTTTCTCACACAAAATTCCCCCTTGTATACGTTAGCAATTCGCTATACTGGAGAAATATTCCTCTATTTGCCGACAAAATAGTGTGTTGCAATGTAGAATTCTCGACAATATAATGTTTCTTCGCGAATCGCACCAATTCTTCTCGAATCGCACCGATTATAGTTACTTGTACCTCTCGTAGCGCCACTCAAGTATTAAAATCCCATCCCATTTGATATATTCCAATGAATATCTCGCAACTAGTATCCGTCTAATAAATGCACCACGCATTCCTTCTACCGAAATCCATTTCCACACAAAAAAAAGAGTCCTTTTCAGGACTCTTACGCATTCGGATTTTCTCCGACAATTTTCACTTCTAATTCTAACTCTACTCCAAACTTTTCTTTGACCGTACTTCGTACCATGTCAATTGTTTGGATGTAATCCGTTGCAGTAGCATTATTTTTATTTACAATAAACCCTGCGTGCTTCGTGGAAACTTCCGCTCCACCATAGCCTTTGCCTTGCAGATCACAATCTTGTATCAGTTTTCCCGCAAAATAACCAGGAGGTCGCTTGAAGACACTACCTGCAGATGGATATTCGAGTGGTTGCTTCGATTCACGTAAATGCGTTAAATCCGCAATCTTCGAATCAATCGCAAGTTGTTCGCCTTTTTCCAACATAAATTCTGCCGATAACACGTAATAACCGTATTTCGTGATGGCGCTCTTACGGTACTCGAGCTCTAGCTGCTCCTTATTTAACACAAGTTTTTCCCCTTCGGGCGTCAACACCGTGCACTGATAAATAATGTCTTTAATCTCGCCGCCATATGCACCAGCATTCATCGCCATTGCACCACCGATTGATCCTGGAATTCCACATGCAAACTCAAGACCCGTAAGCGATTCCACCGCTGCAGCTTTTGACACGTCAATAATGTCAATTCCAGCTTCGCAATAAACGTGCAAATCGTTAATATACACACGGTTTAACTTTGAAAAATTCAACACAATGCCACGCACCCCACCGTCACGCACCACCATATTGGAACCATTTCCAAGTAGTAGAAGCGTCACGTCATTCTCATGCGCGTACTTTACCACAAATTGTGCTTCCTCTTCCGTGTTTGGAGCCACATATAAATCGGCAATCCCGCCCATTCTCGTCATCGTATGCAAATGTAGCGGCTCATCCATCATCATACTATCCTGAGGAAGCTTCGTTCCCAAATCTTGTATCCAACGCTCTTTATTCATACAAAAACCCTTTCAGCTTTCACGATTCTTTTCATAGTATGCGATGTTTACGATCGTTTGACAAGCAACATTCACGATAACCATACTTTGGACCACTGCTCAATTCCATCAATCGCGGCCTTTAGACCCTCACCCTTACTCGTCAACGTATACTCCACACGCACCGGTGCCTCCTCATATACTTTTCGTGCCACGACACCTTCTTTTTCGAGCTCCTTCAACCGTTCCGACAAAAGTCTACCACTAACAGGGAGCGCCGACTCCATCTCACTGAATCGCTTAGGTCCATCTAACAACTGATAAATGATCAACCCAGTCCACCGTTTACCGATCAAATCCATCGCCTTCGAAAGTCTTGGACATAATTCGACTTCGCTCATTTCCGCTCACCTCTTTATAGAAGTAGTATACACCGAAAACCTACTTTCGTAAAATAGAGTAACTTAATTACTTGACGTAATTGAATTACCATTGTATATTTACTTACGAAAAGTAACTTTAAGGAAAGGAGTTAATAATAATGAGCTTTCAATTAGACCCTCAACTCCGAATGGGCCACCTGACACTACGAGTACAATCGCTCTTGGCAATGAAGGACTTTTACGTTCGCGCTTTTGGCTTTGATGTATTAACAGAGGCAGAGACGGAGGTCATATTTACCGCCAATGGTCGTGACAAACTTCTCGTTTTACAAGCTGATCCAGATGCTACGATACGAGAACGCCATATGGCAGGACTCTATCATGTCGCATTTCTTGTCTCTTCTCGAGAAGACTTAGCTTACGTCATTCATCATCTATTAAATAGCGGCATACAATTAGATGGTGCGGCGGATCATTTATTCTCAGAAGCATTCTACTTACACGATCCGGAAGGAAACGGGATTGAAATTTACCGAGACCGCTCGCGAGAAGAATGGGAATATCAAGAAAACGGCGATTTAGCAGTCGCAAATGCTCCTATTCAATTTCAGGCAATAATGGACACACTCGATCAGAATCGTCCATGGAACGGCTTTCCATCCGATACTGTAATCGGACATATACATTTGCAAACTGTAAATTTAGAAGAGGCACGTACCTTTTTTCTCGAAGTACTTGGAATGGATTCCATGATTCAATTACCCAATTCTGCTGAATTTGTATCAGCTGGTGGTTATCACCATCACATCGCTGTCAACGTTTGGCAAGGGTCACACCGTAAGGTTGCATTGCCATCCAGTACAGGAATTGTCGAGTACTCCATGATTGTAAGTACACTCTCTGAGCTTGAACGATTAGCCAACCATTTTAGGGAGTTAGAAGTACCTTTTATGCAGAACAAAAACACTGTAAGTCTCAAAGATATGAACGGCACGAACATAATTATTACTTCAGAGGATTAAGAAAAATTTTTTGGGGTAATTATTAGAAGAATAATTTTAACACTATTATCTTAAATTCAAGATATTTTAATTCAAGACTATTGACATCGAGATACTTTTACATTACGATTAAAAAAGTTAACCAACACACATTAGGAGGAAATGAACATGAAAAAATGGAACGTAGACCCAGCTCACTCAACACTAGGATTTTCAGTAAAACACATGATGGTATCGAAAGTACGCGGAAACTTTAATCAATTTGATGCACAAGTTGAAGCGAACGAAAACGATTTAACAGGTGCATCCATCGCATTTGACATCGATGTTGCTAGTATTAACACAAACAACGAAGATCGTGATAATCACCTTCGTTCAGAAGACTTCTTCAATGTAGAAGCATTCCCGAAAATGTCTTTCGTTGCAACAGACATCACAAAGAAAAATGATTCTGATTACACCATCACTGGTGATTTAACGATTAAGGATGTCACAAAACCAGTAACATTCGATGCAGAATACGAAGGAAAAGGAACAAACCCATGGGGTCAAGAAGTAGTCGGTTTTACAGCAGAAGGTAAAATCAACCGTAAAGACTTCGGCTTAACATGGAACCAAACGTTAGAAACTGGCGGAGTATTAGTCGGAGAAGACATTAAACTTAACTTAGAAATTCAAGCGAACCCAGCACAATAATGTACATTACCCCTTATCTCACATTTCGAGGTAAGGGGTTTATTATGTTTAATACGCTAGGTAATAGTACTAAATGAAAGGAGTGAACAGCTAGTATGCCGGAATAATAGTATCTTCTCAAAAATAGGATAGCTCTACATATTTTATTTCCTTAATCCTTCTATCAGCGGTATAACGCTTTCTATTGGCGGAACACTTTTCTCAAACGAAAAATGCCATGAATACAGGATTCATGGCATCATAACGGATACATTCTTTTATTTATTCGAACGGAAATTCTTCGTCTTGTAAATCAATCGCTAGTTTACCAATCATCGGACGACCAATCAGGTAGCCTTGCACTTTGTGTGCGCCCATTTCTTTCATCACAGATAGTTGGGCTTCCGTTTCTACACCTTCCATTACGGTAGTCATTCCGAGATTTCGCACGATATCAAGAACACCTTGCAAAATGATACCTGATTTATCGCCTTCTGTTTCCATTCGCACGATAAACGAACGATCAATTTTCACATGATCAATCGGCAGTTCTTTTAGAATCGAAAGAGAAGAATACCCCGTACCAAAGTCATCTAAAGCGGTTTGGACACCGAGCTCATTTAATTCTCTCAATGCAAATTTCGCAAGTTCAATATTTTGAACTGCTACAGATTCCGTGATCTCGAACATCAATCGTTGTGGTTGAATACCTGACACCGTGAGAACTTCTTTCACCGTTGGGATGAAATCAGGATGCATCATTTGTTTCACGGAAATATTCACCGCTACGTGGAAGCCCGACTTTCCTTGACGATCCCACTCAGCGATTTGTCCCACAACTTCTTGCATAATCCACTTTCCAACTGGAATGATGAGATCATTTTGTTCTAACAACGGGATGAAATCAAGCGGTGCGATTGTTCCGATTAAGGGAGATTCCCAACGAATTAACGCTTCATAGCTAGTTACTCGTTTTGCATCCAGTTCATAAATAGGCTGATATACGATGTAGTACTCATTATTTTTCAGTGCGTGTACAACATTATTCGCAATTAACCGATGCCTCTCATTTTGGTTCGCTAATTCTTGTGAGAAAAAGATTGCTCTATTTCCACCTAGCTTCTTCGCTTCTTGCACAGCAAATGTAGCATCTTGCATGATTAGATCTGGCCAATCCCCAAGTTCAGATAGTCGGATTCCAACGCTTAACGTCACCCATAAACTTTCAAATGTAGAAAGAACGATCGGTTCTTCCATCAAGTGAACGATTTGATCGGATAATCGCTTCATCTCGTCACGATCTTGTGAATCCAAGAGGATGACAAATTCATCTCCTCCCACTCGGTATACACAGTCCTTAGCAGCAATCGATTGAATTTTTTTACTGATTTCAAACAATACCCGATCACCAAGCTGGTAGCCGTTCCGTTCATTAATTTCTTTAAATCGATCAATATTGATAAAGAACAGCGTGAATTTTTCAAACTTCACTGGGTCGAGTCGTTTCTTTAGCGTTTCTTCAAGTAACACACGATTTGGTAGGTTCGTAAGTAAATCGATTTTTAGCATATTTTCTTCCCGTATTTCATTTCTTCGGATGTATAGAAGAATGCCAATAAGGAAGAGTAAAGTAATCGCAACAATTGCAGTATTACGCCAGAAGTTATGTGAAATTTGATCTTCTAGATCATTACTAAAGGAGTCCACTACAACTGTCCAGTCCGCTCCAGCACGTTGGAACATGACATAATGCGCTGCGTTTTCATCAACTAAAAATTGGCCACTATCCTTTTCATTCATTTGTTTAATAAACCAATCCGCATCGACTAATTTTTCTTCTATCGATTCGTCTTTCGTCGACATAACTAACTGCTCATCTTTGTATAAATAAAGCGTGCCTGGCAAATTAGACTCCGTCGCAATTTTCCCAAGTATATTCCCCATGTTGATCACGCCTGATAATACGCCAATTATTTCTCCGTTATCTCGAATTGGTAATCGAATAGCTGTTACTTGTTGACTAGGATCTTGGAAAAGCGGAAACAAATCACTATACACGACTTCCCCTTGCAACGCCCGCTCGAAGGATTCTCTCTGATTCACTTGAAAGACGGAACCATCTGCAGCTAGCACTTTTCCATCCGGATAGACAAAACCTAGTGATGTAAAGAAAGGCATCTTAATACGCTGTTGTTCGAGAAAATTGATTTTTTCTTGATCGTCCTTTATGTATACTAAATAATCTGCGATAAGTTCTAACTCGGCAACTCGTTCATTGGAAAATTTATTCGTCTCATCGGTGAAACTGGAAAGTAATTCTTCTGTTTCCTTTTGAACAGTTTCAAGTACATATTCTTTCGTAGAGTGATAGTTCCAGATCGTCACTACAATTACAATACATAGAATAAGCGACATTAATAGATATGCCTGGATAATACGATTGGACATCTCTCTACTCCTTTCTACCAAATTGCGTCAAAATAACCTAATTATCTGTCATTATATTCCAAAATAAGTATTCTTTGCTTCTATAGTATTTTCAGTCAAATTAGCCCAATAGTCAATGCTATTTTCCATTATGGGCGAAATTCCATTCGCAGACTGGCTTTCGAATCCTTTACCTCTACAGTGGCAAAAGCACCATTCACAAGTGTCCATTGCGGGGGCATATGACCGAAATCGCCATCATAGGCAATGGGAATATCTAAAGATTGCTGTAAACGCTCCATCGCATCCACAGCGGTAAAATCCTCCACATCTTGTGCAGCTGGTGTTCTTCCAAACAAAATGCCACTAGTGTTTTGAAACCATCCGGCTTGTTGCAATTGTAAAAGTGTTCGATAAAAATCAGTCGCACTAAAACCATCCACTTCGAAGTACCACAAGATAGGTTCATTCTTGATAAATGTCTGTTGGAAAGTAGCTATATCTCCATACGGTGTCCCACATAAATGACAAACAGTATCGAGGCAACCTCCTAACAATCTCCCTTCTACTCTTATCGGCACATCGCCTATCGTTTTCCACTGTGTTTTTTCGGTTAAATGAAAAACATATGGTTTTGCTTCACGTGTATGATCCCACGAAGATTGAAACTTCTCCGAAGAGTGTTGAATAAGAGATTCACCCACTTTCATTTGTAAAACATCGAGAAATTTTGATGTTGTAGGATCCCATTCATCACTACGTAAATCCACTAGATTGGTACCATGAGCTGTCGCAATACCTGCTCTCACCGTTACACTAAACAGCAGCGTACTCACGTCTGAATAACCTAAGAGCCATTTAGGAGAAAGTACCGTGAAATCAATTAGTGGTAAAATTTCTTGCAGAATTTCTCCTCCCCATGGGGGGATAATGGCTTGTATAGATGGGTTTTCCCACATCTCCTTCAATTCTTTTGCACGTAGTTCTTTCGGTGCTGAAGCTGCTTTCTCTTGTGTCCACGTTGTCTTCCCTATTTTTACCAGAAAGCCTCTTGTCTCTAGTTGAGAAACTGCTTGATGGATTAATGAATGTAAAAATTCTGGCACGCCTGATGAAGGTGCAGTAACTCCAATTGTATCTCCGAATTTTACTGGTGCTGGATAGCGAATCACGATGTCGTCCCCCAAAAAATGTATTGAAACTATTTTACCGAAATGTCGTAATAGTAGATAGGGGGGATTTATATGCCATTTGAACAATTCGGAGATCCATACAGTAGTGGGGGATTTGACGTTTTCTCTTTATTTTCGATCATCTTTCCACTCTTTTTCCTTGTCGTATTTGGAATCATTCTTTTTGCAATCATTAAAGGAATTTCTCAATGGTCCAAAAACAATCGCTCACCAATCCTGACTGTTCCTGCTGAAGTAGTGACAAAGCGGACGAAAACTTCAGGGGGTACAGGAGATTCTGCAGCGAGTACTCGTTACTTTGTGACGTTCGAAGTACAAAGTGGCGATCGAATGGAACTACAGTTGAGTGGCCAAGAATTCGGTATGCTAGCTGACGATGATATCGGATTACTCACATTTCAAGGGACACGTTATAAATCATTTGAACGCAAAAAAAGTAACTAGGAATTCGAATCCTAGTTACTTTTCAATTTATACAAGAAACGTTTACCTGTCGTTTCATAGTTTACTTTTAGATTATTCCAATCGCTCTACAACACTAAGTCGTAATCCTTTGCTTATACAGAAACAGTAGCAAGACGCGCTGCAGACTCTTGCACTTTTCGCATTCCTTCTGCAATGATTTCTTCTGCGCGATCTGGGAACTGGTTATGACCTTCAATGATAATTTCTTCCACGTCTTTTATTCCAAAGAAATTCATGATCATTCGAATATAGTTGACACTCATTTCACTCGGTGCCATTTCCGGAGTCGAGTAGACGCCTCCACGTGCATTTAAAATGATTGCCTTTTTATCGGGAACTAATCCGATTGGTCCATTCTCATTGTAGCTAAATGTCACACCAGCACGATAAATATAGTCAATAAACGTCTGTAAAGCAGCTGGAATGGTTTTATTCCAAAGTGGGAAGGCAAACACTACGACATCGGCTTCCATAAACGCGTCCATTGCTTTGTTCGAAGCAGTAAGAATACGTTGTTCCACGTCATTTAATGGCTCAGCTTGTGCGGACTTGCCCATTGCAGTAAAGAAATCTTGGCCGAAATACGGCATATCTTCTTTAAATACATCAAACGTATTGACTGTTACATCTTTCGCTTGTGAAATTTCTTCCATAAATACGTCATACATTTTACTTGAAATTCCTTCTGTTGAAGGACGGTTATTTGCTTTTACAACTAAAACATTCATTTCAAACACTCCAATTTCGGTTAATTTATCGACAATTTTTACTTCTTCATTTCAAGACGTCTTACAGTATAAAAGTGAGCAGTGTAGAATTCCAGTGATCTGCTCACTTCGTATATTGTTTTCAACTCATTTATTAGATATCACAAGAGTCATCTGAGCAGACATTCGCATTCGTGTCGCCAAGAAGCTGTAACTTCGAGCGCTGAATACCTTCTTCTGCCGCCACTTTTTCTAACATTTCTTCAAATACATCGTTTGGTTGTGCGCCAGAAATCGCGTATTTTTCATTCACCACAAAAAATGGCACTCCGCGAACTCCCAACTCGATTCCTTCTTGCATTTCCACTCGAACTGCCGCCAAGTTTTCTTTCGTTTCGAGCATTGCTTTCGCTTCTTCTACGTTTAGCCCTGCTTCTTTCACGATCTCTAGCAAAACTTCTCTACGACCGATTTCCCTAGCATCAATGAAATAAGCATGGAATAGTCGTTCGCTCAATTCTTTCGCTTGATCATTCTTTTGTGCCCACATCACTAAACGATGAGCATCACGAGTATTCGCCGGACGAATAGCATCGAAATTATAGGTGAGACCAACAGATTTCGCTTGCTCTCGTACTCCATCCGTCATTTGTTTTGCGGCTTCCACAGTCGTTTGATATTTTCGTGCAAGTGATTCATATGTTGTTTCTTCCGATGTTGCAGGCGCAGACATATCCAACTCATAGCTTTTGAACACAACGTCCACGTGATCTTGAAGTCCTTTCTTTTCAATCGCTTGTTCTAATCGTCTTTTTCCTATATAACAAAACGGACAAACATAGTCCGACCAGATTTCAATTTTCATAACTTTCACCTCTAAAAAATAGTATAGGATGGCATTCTCTCGAATTCAAGATAAATGCTCATGCATGAAAATGTGGTAACGGAACAGAAGATGGACTCTTAGTATCTTTTATTAAATAGAGATACAAGTTTTTAATCCCGATCTATTTTAACTACCCAAACTACTTACGTTTCCTAAAACATTTATCCTACTTTACACGTGAGTTCCGTTCCACATAAAAAAGCCCTAGAGATTCTAGAGCTTTTCCACATATTTACGCTTCCGTTAATGCTTCCGTTAATACAGGAACCACTTGTTTTTTTCGAGAAACTACTCCTTTAAGGAGTGCCTTATTTTGTTCAAAGTTAACTCCAAATGCTTTCTCTGCTTTAGTCGCTTGACTTCCTAAAGCAATTGCTACGGAATCATTATTTAAAATGTCTGTAATCACAAAGAAGAACAAATCCAAGTTTTTCTCTGCAATATTACGATAAATTGCTGCTTCTAGTTCTTCTTGACGAGATAAGACATCTTCTACATCCACAGTATTCACTTGAGCAATTTCTATTTTATAGTCACCCATCCCGAATTCTTTCGCATCGAGCGTCAACAACTCTTCTAGCGTTTTTTTACTTAAATCAGCTCCTGCTTTTAACATGTCTAATCCATATTCTTGCGCAGAAACGCCTGCAATTGTTTCTAGTTCTTTTGCAGCTGCAATATCTTGTTCCGTGCATGTAGGAGATTTGAATAATAACGAGTCAGAAATAATCGCAGATAACATCAGACCAGCAATATTTGCTGGAATTTCGACATTATTTTCTTTGAATAATTTCAGTAAGATCGTTGCGGTACATCCGACAGGTTCAACACGCATATATAAAGGATCAGCTGTTTCAAAATTAGCTACTCTGTGATGATCGACTACTTCTAAGATGCGAGCATCTTCTATTCCATCGATACTTTGTTGGAACTCGTTGTGATCGACTAGGATTAATTCTGCTTCTCCAGCTTTCTCGACGAATTGAGGTGCTTCAAAACCAAATGTTGAAAGCGCGAATGCTGTTTCATCTTGTACTTCCCCTAAACGAATTGCTTGTGCGTCCATTCCTAGTTGTTGTTTTAAATAAGCGTAGACAATGGCAGACGAAATGGAATCGGTATCCGGGTTTTTATGTCCTGTTACAAAAATAGTCATGTTATTCTTCCTCCTGATTTTCAAATGATGAATCGGTCGTGTTTGTGGGTGCTACTAATATAGAACGGAGTTCAGCTTTGTTTTCCAACAAATCCTCAAGTGTATATCCGTCTAATACAGCTAAATAGGCACGCAATGCTTGTGCAAGTATCCCTTTTAAATAACACACAGGTGTAATTACGCACTTGTTTCTTGCACAATCAAAACATTCTACTAAATAGAAATCATCTTCTGTTTGTCTAATTAGTTTGCCAATATTAATTTCTTTCGGTTGAATCGCTAAACGTATGCCGCCGCCTCTTCCACGTGTGGAATGAAT
The Paenisporosarcina cavernae genome window above contains:
- the murB gene encoding UDP-N-acetylmuramate dehydrogenase encodes the protein MNKERWIQDLGTKLPQDSMMMDEPLHLHTMTRMGGIADLYVAPNTEEEAQFVVKYAHENDVTLLLLGNGSNMVVRDGGVRGIVLNFSKLNRVYINDLHVYCEAGIDIIDVSKAAAVESLTGLEFACGIPGSIGGAMAMNAGAYGGEIKDIIYQCTVLTPEGEKLVLNKEQLELEYRKSAITKYGYYVLSAEFMLEKGEQLAIDSKIADLTHLRESKQPLEYPSAGSVFKRPPGYFAGKLIQDCDLQGKGYGGAEVSTKHAGFIVNKNNATATDYIQTIDMVRSTVKEKFGVELELEVKIVGENPNA
- a CDS encoding winged helix-turn-helix transcriptional regulator is translated as MSEVELCPRLSKAMDLIGKRWTGLIIYQLLDGPKRFSEMESALPVSGRLLSERLKELEKEGVVARKVYEEAPVRVEYTLTSKGEGLKAAIDGIEQWSKVWLS
- a CDS encoding VOC family protein; protein product: MSFQLDPQLRMGHLTLRVQSLLAMKDFYVRAFGFDVLTEAETEVIFTANGRDKLLVLQADPDATIRERHMAGLYHVAFLVSSREDLAYVIHHLLNSGIQLDGAADHLFSEAFYLHDPEGNGIEIYRDRSREEWEYQENGDLAVANAPIQFQAIMDTLDQNRPWNGFPSDTVIGHIHLQTVNLEEARTFFLEVLGMDSMIQLPNSAEFVSAGGYHHHIAVNVWQGSHRKVALPSSTGIVEYSMIVSTLSELERLANHFRELEVPFMQNKNTVSLKDMNGTNIIITSED
- a CDS encoding YceI family protein — encoded protein: MKKWNVDPAHSTLGFSVKHMMVSKVRGNFNQFDAQVEANENDLTGASIAFDIDVASINTNNEDRDNHLRSEDFFNVEAFPKMSFVATDITKKNDSDYTITGDLTIKDVTKPVTFDAEYEGKGTNPWGQEVVGFTAEGKINRKDFGLTWNQTLETGGVLVGEDIKLNLEIQANPAQ
- a CDS encoding GGDEF and EAL domain-containing protein; the protein is MSNRIIQAYLLMSLILCIVIVVTIWNYHSTKEYVLETVQKETEELLSSFTDETNKFSNERVAELELIADYLVYIKDDQEKINFLEQQRIKMPFFTSLGFVYPDGKVLAADGSVFQVNQRESFERALQGEVVYSDLFPLFQDPSQQVTAIRLPIRDNGEIIGVLSGVINMGNILGKIATESNLPGTLYLYKDEQLVMSTKDESIEEKLVDADWFIKQMNEKDSGQFLVDENAAHYVMFQRAGADWTVVVDSFSNDLEDQISHNFWRNTAIVAITLLFLIGILLYIRRNEIREENMLKIDLLTNLPNRVLLEETLKKRLDPVKFEKFTLFFINIDRFKEINERNGYQLGDRVLFEISKKIQSIAAKDCVYRVGGDEFVILLDSQDRDEMKRLSDQIVHLMEEPIVLSTFESLWVTLSVGIRLSELGDWPDLIMQDATFAVQEAKKLGGNRAIFFSQELANQNERHRLIANNVVHALKNNEYYIVYQPIYELDAKRVTSYEALIRWESPLIGTIAPLDFIPLLEQNDLIIPVGKWIMQEVVGQIAEWDRQGKSGFHVAVNISVKQMMHPDFIPTVKEVLTVSGIQPQRLMFEITESVAVQNIELAKFALRELNELGVQTALDDFGTGYSSLSILKELPIDHVKIDRSFIVRMETEGDKSGIILQGVLDIVRNLGMTTVMEGVETEAQLSVMKEMGAHKVQGYLIGRPMIGKLAIDLQDEEFPFE
- a CDS encoding S66 family peptidase, translated to MIRYPAPVKFGDTIGVTAPSSGVPEFLHSLIHQAVSQLETRGFLVKIGKTTWTQEKAASAPKELRAKELKEMWENPSIQAIIPPWGGEILQEILPLIDFTVLSPKWLLGYSDVSTLLFSVTVRAGIATAHGTNLVDLRSDEWDPTTSKFLDVLQMKVGESLIQHSSEKFQSSWDHTREAKPYVFHLTEKTQWKTIGDVPIRVEGRLLGGCLDTVCHLCGTPYGDIATFQQTFIKNEPILWYFEVDGFSATDFYRTLLQLQQAGWFQNTSGILFGRTPAAQDVEDFTAVDAMERLQQSLDIPIAYDGDFGHMPPQWTLVNGAFATVEVKDSKASLRMEFRP
- a CDS encoding DUF2500 domain-containing protein, whose protein sequence is MPFEQFGDPYSSGGFDVFSLFSIIFPLFFLVVFGIILFAIIKGISQWSKNNRSPILTVPAEVVTKRTKTSGGTGDSAASTRYFVTFEVQSGDRMELQLSGQEFGMLADDDIGLLTFQGTRYKSFERKKSN
- a CDS encoding FMN-dependent NADH-azoreductase — translated: MNVLVVKANNRPSTEGISSKMYDVFMEEISQAKDVTVNTFDVFKEDMPYFGQDFFTAMGKSAQAEPLNDVEQRILTASNKAMDAFMEADVVVFAFPLWNKTIPAALQTFIDYIYRAGVTFSYNENGPIGLVPDKKAIILNARGGVYSTPEMAPSEMSVNYIRMIMNFFGIKDVEEIIIEGHNQFPDRAEEIIAEGMRKVQESAARLATVSV
- a CDS encoding DsbA family oxidoreductase, with product MKIEIWSDYVCPFCYIGKRRLEQAIEKKGLQDHVDVVFKSYELDMSAPATSEETTYESLARKYQTTVEAAKQMTDGVREQAKSVGLTYNFDAIRPANTRDAHRLVMWAQKNDQAKELSERLFHAYFIDAREIGRREVLLEIVKEAGLNVEEAKAMLETKENLAAVRVEMQEGIELGVRGVPFFVVNEKYAISGAQPNDVFEEMLEKVAAEEGIQRSKLQLLGDTNANVCSDDSCDI
- a CDS encoding manganese-dependent inorganic pyrophosphatase, whose amino-acid sequence is MTIFVTGHKNPDTDSISSAIVYAYLKQQLGMDAQAIRLGEVQDETAFALSTFGFEAPQFVEKAGEAELILVDHNEFQQSIDGIEDARILEVVDHHRVANFETADPLYMRVEPVGCTATILLKLFKENNVEIPANIAGLMLSAIISDSLLFKSPTCTEQDIAAAKELETIAGVSAQEYGLDMLKAGADLSKKTLEELLTLDAKEFGMGDYKIEIAQVNTVDVEDVLSRQEELEAAIYRNIAEKNLDLFFFVITDILNNDSVAIALGSQATKAEKAFGVNFEQNKALLKGVVSRKKQVVPVLTEALTEA
- a CDS encoding RrF2 family transcriptional regulator — protein: MRLTMYSDFSLRVLMYVGTKESGELSTIREISEAYGISKNHLMKVTYDLAKLGYIHSTRGRGGGIRLAIQPKEINIGKLIRQTEDDFYLVECFDCARNKCVITPVCYLKGILAQALRAYLAVLDGYTLEDLLENKAELRSILVAPTNTTDSSFENQEEE